One genomic region from Henningerozyma blattae CBS 6284 chromosome 2, complete genome encodes:
- the IDH1 gene encoding isocitrate dehydrogenase (NAD(+)) IDH1 (similar to Saccharomyces cerevisiae IDH1 (YNL037C); ancestral locus Anc_2.278): MFKTVLAKRGLATVPATGFRGFLNPLPKEYGGRYTVTLIPGDGVGKEVTDSVVSIFNAENLPIDWERVDISGLDHEEGVEAAVNSLKRNKIGLKGIWHTSAGQSDHGSLNVALRKQLDIYANVAHFKTLPGVKTRIPDVDLVIIRENTEGEYSGLEHESVPGVVESLKIITKEKSERIARFAFDFAKRFDRKLVTAVHKANIMKLGDGLFRNSVTSIGETEYPDIKVSSIIVDNASMQSVAKPHQFDVLVTPSMYGTILGNIGAALIGGPGLVPGANYGTECAVFEPGSRHVGLDIKGQNVANPTAMILSSTLLLKHLGLNNEAKKIEDAVYKTIAEGKVTTRDIGGSASTTEFTNEIIKKLASA, translated from the coding sequence ATGTTTAAGACAGTATTGGCCAAAAGAGGTTTAGCTACCGTTCCAGCAACAGGATTTAGGGGTTTTTTAAACCCATTACCAAAAGAATACGGTGGTAGATATACAGTCACTTTGATTCCAGGTGATGGTGTTGGTAAGGAAGTTACCGACTCAGTTGTCTCCATCTTCAATGCAGAAAATTTGCCGATCGATTGGGAAAGAGTGGATATTTCAGGTTTGGACCATGAAGAAGGTGTCGAAGCTGCAgtcaattctttaaaaagaaacaaaattgGTTTAAAAGGTATATGGCATACATCTGCCGGTCAATCTGACCATGGTTCTTTGAACGTCGCATTAAGAAAACAGTTGGACATTTACGCCAATGTGGCTCATTTCAAGACTTTACCTGGTGTTAAGACCAGAATCCCAGATGTCGATTTGGTCATTATTAGAGAAAACACAGAAGGTGAGTACTCTGGTTTAGAACATGAATCTGTTCCAGGTGTGGTTGAATCTTTAAAGATTATTACCAAGGAAAAATCCGAAAGAATTGCCAGATTTGCATTTGATTTTGCCAAGAGATTTGACAGAAAGTTAGTTACTGCTGTTCATAAGGCTAATATCATGAAATTAGGTGATGGTCTCTTTAGAAATTCCGTAACTTCTATTGGTGAAACTGAATATCCAGATATCAAAGTATCCTCTATTATTGTAGACAATGCTTCTATGCAATCTGTTGCTAAACCACACCAATTTGATGTCTTGGTAACACCATCTATGTATGGTACTATATTAGGTAACATCGGTGCTGCATTAATAGGTGGTCCAGGTTTAGTCCCAGGTGCTAACTACGGTACAGAATGCGCAGTTTTTGAACCAGGTTCCAGACATGTAGGTTTGGATATTAAGGGTCAAAACGTTGCTAACCCAACTGCAATGATTTTGTCTTcaactttattattaaaacatttGGGTTTGAATAACGAAGCTAAGAAAATCGAAGATGCTGTTTACAAGACTATTGCTGAAGGTAAGGTTACCACAAGAGATATTGGTGGCTCTGCATCAACCACAGAATTCACAAATGAAATCATTAAGAAGTTAGCTTCTGCTTGA
- the BMT5 gene encoding 25S rRNA (uracil2634-N3)-methyltransferase (similar to Saccharomyces cerevisiae YIL096C; ancestral locus Anc_2.280) — MARKLKGKINAKGLKGALLRQQAQEQLKKNSQKKLQNKLNQQNNKLSSKINKNKQNQSVQLEQKKFIPFNIDETLLLVGEGDFSFAKSIIEENYIKPENLIVTSFDNSINELKLKYPNSFEENYKFLVDENVKIFFRIDATNLIKSFKISKKNPWIKVLGPMWKFKTLQNIMFNFPHSGKGIKDQDRNIQDHQKLMMEYFKNCKELFHLINSPIIESKLNHSQGYTTDVISNDTLSKEGYGKIIISLFVGEPYDSWQIKHLAKANELQSDISNKFQWNNFSSYHHRRTNSEQDTTKPSQEREARIYVFKKKSS; from the coding sequence atggctagaaaattaaaaggtAAGATTAATGCTAAGGGCTTAAAAGGTGCTCTCTTAAGACAGCAAGCTCAAGAacaactaaaaaaaaatagccagaaaaaattacaaaataaattaaatcaacAGAATAATAAGCtatcttcaaaaattaataaaaataaacaaaatcaaAGTGTTCAATtggaacaaaaaaaatttatccCATTCAATATAGATGAAACATTACTTTTAGTTGGAGAGGGTGATTTTTCGTTTGCCAAATcaattattgaagaaaattatataaaaccagaaaatttaattgtaacaagttttgataattcaattaacgagttaaaattaaaataccctaattcatttgaagaaaattacAAGTTTTTAGTCGatgaaaatgttaaaatattcttccGTATTGACGcaacaaatttaattaaatcatttaaaatttcaaaaaaaaatcctTGGATAAAAGTCTTAGGTCCTATGtggaaatttaaaactttacaaaatattatgttTAATTTTCCACATAGTGGTAAGGGGATCAAAGATCAAGATAGAAATATTCAAGACCATCAAAAGTTAATGatggaatattttaaaaattgtaaagaactatttcatctaataaattcaccaataattgaatctaaattaaatcattctCAAGGGTATACAACAGATGTTATAAGTAATGATACTTTGTCAAAAGAAGGGTAtggtaaaattataatatcgTTATTTGTTGGAGAGCCTTATGATTCATGGCAAATCAAACATCTTGCAAAAGCAAATGAACTTCAATCAGACATATCAAACAAATTTCAATGGAATAATTTTAGTTCTTATCATCATAGAAGAACTAATAGTGAACAAGATACAACAAAACCTTCTCAAGAAAGAGAAGCCAGGATATATGTATTCAAGAAGAAATCTAGCTAG
- the GPI15 gene encoding phosphatidylinositol N-acetylglucosaminyltransferase GPI15 (similar to Saccharomyces cerevisiae GPI15 (YNL038W); ancestral locus Anc_2.281) — protein sequence MRNIKTNALIRDAITKEKYQLLIKRTKDGKYMKCTAIPAHYSMLKYIKLLIICLAIALVRYLMFAMFSEDYISLKIPLLPILLFIFSLFIIRSPSISSITIIHGYGIQISTTCGLLIFPDVWNHKLFQQSDFIPRDVIVDIVINEGFNRSFQVIFYLAIITKNNGKLTLLFPLSMNIRLDDQRMLYNLSRKTLFDPHDGLFSLANYQRDRFSS from the coding sequence ATGAGGAATATTAAGACTAATGCTTTGATAAGAGATGCTATTACGAAAGAGAAATATCAATTGCTCATCAAGAGAACAAAAGATGGGAAGTATATGAAATGTACCGCCATACCGGCCCATTATAGCATGCTGAAATATATCAAACTATTGATAATTTGCTTGGCTATTGCTCTAGTAAGATATTTAATGTTTGCGATGTTTAGCGAAGATTACATCTCATTAAAGATACCTCTTCTTCCgattttactttttatcTTTAGTCTATTTATTATAAGGAGTccttcaatttcttctattACAATAATTCATGGTTATGGTATACAAATTTCGACTACGTGtggtttattaatttttccaGATGTCTGGAACCATAAGTTGTTTCAACAAAGTGATTTTATTCCAAGAGATGTTATTGTTGATATTGTTATAAATGAAGGGTTTAATAGAAGCTTTCAAgtcatattttatttagcAATTATCACCAAGAACAATGGAAAATTGACGCTATTATTCCCTCTATCGATGAATATTCGACTAGATGACCAGCGCATGCTATATAATTTGTCAAGAAAGACACTTTTTGACCCTCATGATGGTCTATTTTCCCTGGCAAATTATCAAAGGGACCGTTTTTCTTCCTAA
- the TBLA0B06940 gene encoding uncharacterized protein (similar to Saccharomyces cerevisiae PRK1 (YIL095W) and ARK1 (YNL020C); ancestral locus Anc_2.284) yields the protein MNQPEIPKYEKGRVLPIGTHQVIIEKYLACGGFAQVYSVRVIDSSNARNELGTMACLKRVIVPDKSGLNTLRAEVDAMKLLKGNKYIVSYIDSHAQRSELKQGEYEVFLLMEYCSRGGVIDFLNTRLYHRLQEFEILKIMSDVCQGVAAMHYLQPPLIHRDIKIENVLISENGDYKICDFGSACSVLRPPKTPQEAAFIHHDIMINTTAQYRSPEMIDKYSGYPIDEKSDIWALGVFLYKLCYYTTPFEKEGENAILNVKFQFPSYPQYSDHIRNIITIMLNKDPIKRPNICQVLEQVSKLQGVPCPIENFMLTRIKLQNSRNNSNKSTSLNDTTNNSFNNELALDQCNSLSPTNSSTRRNSTFSDTKRKSLMEADTPYLKPPISNPRSGHCVSPSLKLNVDTSKFIASASVSPNNINSSSPISNSYIPSISSIPNLNLSESPITLNSLPFSTSPLSLAPVPINGPNTKGQSPTNSYISPTLTPIPGTLTKNTLPLPLPNSPTLNLSLPQPIPEIKVSPLYNSASMPNTNLTKPMPFSLPPNIDLSSKNLNLPELPSLNSTLSSPSHSPQLSTVADTPYLANIGSASPTTSISNRLQFFTTSRHGSISSKIAHHNNNTINTSHLQPSPQMSPPLSPQLLTYMPLPLSPQISPQSIPPALPPKLPIDNTLTLQQQFHTYQQQKQAQKITKLPNVSDSVTIGHSGNLGKIFKDSLFDDNSAIDDSITVENTIQKDFTESCNSSNLINLDSNSASTPHLKLILTHDSLNNDSTIDDTFAKKHDNLRKLRSKDSNTSITSMFSEITNSSTKNVFVTTPRNDDAISKSQSSLNLIQFSSSEASAKVSSSKLNYKNQNTKIKVSTDSFSSTASPLSSRQNTGDSIKSAFSKLRRSLSSSNPSRIISSDTSSTRKNKSSNFRNVSEPSTCDPQYTFSITMNPTTRISSVSRKSRYESDSSVYFSANSGSAFRRESVADSNIDKVESLGKNSSQYNNNSLQRMESVVENAPSETSFKLNSSLPKMSSVTDNSQTVKETIDNNFTQRIGSVVEYPLSRAESAVNSTSLSNELREVSAAVNILQRIDHEISQPVNETEFIEEDDSKEHTNPFTRDYSAKRDSFNTINSQRLSSLSSNSTRKESVTANTSPEREIAPDIFLQKTESLVKNSDSLQTTNSIQFESLLSGFYSRDSIINNSNSSKGDISSLRLVSNPDAKDLIKKRVMELLKNSETDNGVTRTAHGYGKYTDKPNTSQNKAPQRTISMDFFEKQAVFAKDSNSKHDIRRNNVSIISNTIGGAETNGYHSFNDYNYREPARHTSVKIHTLKESSKKHGSFKSPPPLPPRISIDEKVKDQKLKEDTPKKHTHRTTRKLLVGRLRKSSQSESSKKKHSESSKESSKESSKKKHSEQSHKKIPEPLIELDRCSLEKPIPPPKPKKLRHKSKILSHIGVSK from the coding sequence ATGAACCAACCTGAAATACCCAAATATGAAAAGGGGAGAGTTCTACCGATTGGCACACATCAGGTAATAAtcgaaaaatatttggcaTGTGGTGGGTTTGCACAAGTCTATTCTGTGAGAGTAATTGACTCTTCCAATGCTCGAAATGAATTAGGTACAATGGCATGCTTGAAGCGCGTAATTGTCCCAGATAAAAGTGGACTAAATACCTTAAGGGCAGAGGTGGATGCAATGAAGCTTTTAAAAggtaataaatatattgtatCGTATATAGATTCACATGCACAAAGATCTGAATTGAAACAGGGCGAGTATGAAGTATTTCTATTGATGGAGTATTGTTCAAGAGGTGGGGTTATTGATTTTCTAAACACCAGACTATATCATCGATTgcaagaatttgaaatattgaagattaTGAGCGATGTTTGTCAAGGGGTTGCTGCAATGCATTATTTACAACCACCTTTAATCCACAGGGacattaaaattgaaaacgTTTTAATATCTGAAAATGGTGATTATAAAATCTGTGATTTTGGTTCTGCCTGCAGTGTATTAAGGCCACCAAAAACACCACAAGAGGCTGCATTCATCCATCACGATATAATGATTAATACAACTGCCCAATATAGATCTCCTGAGATGATAGATAAATATTCTGGTTACccaattgatgaaaaatcaGATATTTGGGCATTAGGGGTTTTTCTATACAAATTATGTTATTACACAACtccatttgaaaaagaaggTGAAAATGCCATCCTTAATGTAAAATTCCAGTTTCCCTCTTACCCACAATATTCCGACCATATCAGAAAtataattacaattatGCTAAATAAAGATCCAATCAAAAGACCAAATATTTGCCAAGTTTTAGAGCAAGTATCTAAATTACAAGGAGTCCCTTGTcctattgaaaattttatgtTAACTAGGattaaattacaaaacTCAAGAAACAACAGTAATAAATCAACTAGCCTAAATGATACCACGAATAAtagttttaataatgaactAGCTTTAGACCAATGTAATTCTTTAAGCCCAACTAATAGCTCAACTCGCAGAAATAGTACATTCAGCGATACTAAACGAAAATCTCTCATGGAAGCAGATACCCCGTATTTAAAGCCACCTATCTCGAATCCAAGATCGGGTCATTGCGTATCACCAAGTTTAAAGTTAAATGTGGATAcatcaaaatttattgCATCGGCTAGTGTCTCACCTAACAATATCAATTCAAGTTCTCCGATAAGCAATTCTTATATTCCTTCCATATCCTCCATTCCAAACTTAAATTTAAGTGAATCACCTATAACATTAAATAGCTTGCCATTTTCTACGTCTCCCCTATCTCTAGCTCCAGTACCTATAAATGGTCCAAATACAAAGGGTCAATCACCTACTAATTCATATATATCTCCAACATTAACTCCAATTCCAGGCActttaacaaaaaatacattACCATTACCTCTTCCAAATTCGCCTACCTTAAATCTATCACTACCACAACCTATTCCAGAAATTAAGGTTTCGCCACTATATAATTCAGCTTCAATGCCTAATACCAATTTGACAAAACCAATGCCATTTTCTCTTCCACCAAATATCGACTTatcatcaaaaaatttaaatttaccaGAGCTGCCTTCCCTTAATTCCACATTATCCAGTCCTTCGCATTCACCTCAGCTATCTACAGTTGCAGATACTCCTTATTTGGCGAATATTGGATCTGCTTCCCCAACTACATCGATATCGAATAgattacaattttttacaACTAGTCGGCATGGTAGTatatcttcaaaaattgCCCACCATAACAATAACACAATAAATACATCTCATTTACAACCATCACCACAAATGTCCCCACCATTATCACCTCAGCTGTTAACATATATGCCTCTTCCTTTGTCTCCTCAAATATCTCCTCAAAGTATTCCACCAGCTCTACCTCCAAAGTTACCAATAGACAATACGTTGACTTTACAGCAACAATTTCATACTTATCAGCAACAGAAGCAAGCacaaaaaattacaaaactACCAAATGTATCTGATAGCGTAACAATAGGCCACTCAGGTAACTTAGGAAAGATATTTAAAGACTCCTTATTTGATGATAACTCAGCAATTGATGATAGCATTACTGTAGAAAATACTATTCAAAAAGATTTTACCGAAAGCTGCAATTCTAGCAATCTAATAAACTTAGATTCAAATTCTGCATCAACACCCCACCTTAAATTAATCCTTACTCATGATTccttaaataatgattccACAATTGATGACACTTTTGCAAAAAAACATGATAACCTTAGAAAGTTAAGATCTAAAGATTCAAACACTTCAATAACCTCTATGTTTTCAGAAATTACCAATTCATCCACAAAAAATGTCTTTGTAACAACACCACGTAACGATGACGCTATTTCAAAATCTCAATCAAGTTTAAACTTGATCCAGTTCTCAAGCTCCGAAGCTAGTGCTAAGGTGTCTAGTTCCAAGCTCAATTATAAGAATCAAAATACCAAAATTAAGGTTTCTACTGATTCATTTAGCTCCACTGCGTCTCCTTTGAGTTCAAGACAAAATACAGGCGATAGTATAAAGAGTgctttttcaaaattgagAAGAAGCCTTTCGAGTTCCAACCCATCTAGAATTATTTCAAGTGACACATCTtcaacaagaaaaaataaatcttccaATTTTCGTAATGTTTCTGAACCAAGCACATGTGACCCACAATATACTTTTTCTATCACAATGAATCCTACTACTAGAATATCTTCAGTCAGCAGAAAGTCTAGATACGAGTCTGATAGTTCTGTATATTTTTCTGCCAATAGTGGATCAGCATTTAGAAGGGAATCCGTTGCAGATAGTAATATAGATAAAGTTGAATCATTAGGTAAAAATTCGTcacaatataataataattctctCCAGAGAATGGAATCCGTAGTTGAAAATGCGCCATCAGAGACTTCTTTCAAACTAAATAGCTCACTGCCAAAAATGTCATCAGTAACAGATAATAGTCAAACAGTTAAAGAGACAATAGATAACAACTTTACACAAAGAATTGGATCTGTTGTCGAATATCCTCTTTCTAGAGCAGAATCTGCAGTGAATAGCACTAGTTTAAGTAATGAATTAAGAGAGGTGTCTGCAGCAGTTAATATACTCCAAAGAATAGATCACGAAATAAGCCAACCAGTCAATGAAACAGAGTTTATCGAGGAAGATGATTCAAAGGAACATACTAACCCTTTCACCAGGGACTACTCTGCGAAAAGAGATTCATTTAATACAATAAACTCTCAAAGACTAAGCTCATTAAGTAGTAATTCAACAAGGAAAGAGTCAGTAACTGCTAACACATCACCAGAGAGAGAAATAGCACctgatatttttcttcagaAAACAGAGTCATTAGTCAAGAATTCAGATTCCTTGCAAACTACTAACTCTATAcaatttgaatcattattaagTGGGTTTTACAGTAGagattcaattattaataatagtaacTCTTCGAAGGGTGACATTTCTTCATTGAGACTTGTTTCAAATCCTGATGCTAAAGATTTAATCAAGAAACGTGTTatggaattattaaaaaattcagaaaCAGATAACGGTGTAACAAGAACAGCCCATGGTTACGGTAAGTATACTGATAAACCTAATACTAGCCAAAATAAAGCACCGCAAAGAACCATATCAATGGacttttttgaaaaacaaGCAGTATTTGCGAAAGATTCCAATTCAAAACATGATATACGCAGGAATAATGTATCAATTATATCTAACACTATAGGTGGGGCTGAAACTAATGGCTATCattcatttaatgattATAACTATAGAGAGCCTGCAAGACACACATCGGTCAAAATTCATACATTGAAGGAATCATCGAAGAAGCATGGGAGCTTTAAATCGCCTCCTCCATTACCTCCAAGGATATCAATAGATGAAAAAGTGAAAGATCAAAAACTTAAAGAGGATACCCCTAAGAAACATACTCATCGAACTACCAGAAAACTTCTTGTTGGTAGGCTTAGAAAATCATCACAATCAGAATcatcgaaaaaaaaacattcaGAATCATCGAAAGAATCATCTAAAGAATCATCTAAAAAGAAGCATTCGGAACAATcacataaaaaaataccaGAACCTTTAATAGAACTGGACAGGTGTTCTTTAGAAAAGCCAATACCACCTCCCAAACCTAAAAAGTTAAGACATAAATCCAAAATACTTTCTCATATAGGTGTTTCTAAATAG
- the HDA1 gene encoding histone deacetylase HDA1 (similar to Saccharomyces cerevisiae HDA1 (YNL021W); ancestral locus Anc_2.285), which produces MSIKVEDNSGGLKRNHEELETGTKNVSTNNILNKNPPNYKKQIIVPVQAPKIHYVPLKTGLCYDVRMRYHAKIFTSYFEYIDPHPEDPRRIYRIYKILAENGLINDPTLSGVDNIGDLMLKLPIREATMNEILEVHSIEHFKYLEKTSNDNREQLLKETENGDSVYFNNDSFQSAKLSCGGAIEACKAVVEGRVKNAMAVVRPPGHHSEPESAGGFCLFSNVAVATKNILKNYPESVRKVLILDWDIHHGNGTQKAFYNDDNVLYISLHRFELGKYYPGTIQGQYDQTGEGKGEGFNCNITWPIGAVGDAEYMWAFEQVVMPMSREFQPDLVIISSGFDAADGDTIGQCHVSPSCYGHMTHMLKSLARGNLCVVLEGGYNLDAIARSALSVSKILIGEPPDELPDPLKDPKPEVIEMIDKIIRLQSKYWKCFRRRHGNLGCNFKESINDSLISKNFPLQTAIRNFQSKKLFDELNFLTLPIKNFQKNNMSTSTTNSINNKTTSTVISSTSTGTPGNSKEKNDTDDINGNNTTTETNHSSDSIVPPDGSTETKSSSINSKKLENSTTNIKTISPLNENTILCSPAIIRSKTLVVLVHDSPDLWTKRDVSTGVVDLSSTIIIDSTLDFIKWSLDRNYGVIDINIPQTLFEQDNYSSILAAQETLLSFWDNYLKYFPYIEKIVFIGFGDAHAGIVHLLGHRDTRSVVKSVINFLGKKPLKALVPLVDETLSDWYFKNSLVFTDKNHPFWADNENKKPRKKFGRVLRSQQDGIANLIEERFDEATDFILDSFEEWSDEE; this is translated from the coding sequence ATGAGTATTAAAGTGGAAGATAACTCAGGTGGCCTTAAGAGGAATCATGAAGAGTTAGAAACTGGAACCAAAAATGTTTCAACgaataatattctaaataaaaatcctccaaattataaaaaacaaattatcGTCCCAGTTCAAGCTCCTAAGATCCATTACGTTCCATTAAAGACTGGGTTATGTTACGATGTTAGAATGAGGTATCATGCCAAGATATTTACTTCGTATTTCGAATATATCGACCCTCATCCTGAAGATCCAAGAAGAATCTatagaatttataaaatattagcaGAAAATGGGTTAATTAACGACCCAACTCTAAGTGGTGTGGATAATATTGGTGATTTGATGTTGAAATTGCCTATTAGAGAAGCCACCATGAATGAAATCCTAGAAGTTCATTCGATTGAgcatttcaaatatttagaaaagacatctaatgataatagAGAACAATTGTTGAAAGAAACTGAAAATGGTGATTCtgtttatttcaataacgATTCTTTTCAAAGTGCCAAATTATCATGTGGTGGTGCTATTGAAGCATGCAAGGCGGTTGTTGAAGGTAGAGTGAAAAATGCAATGGCAGTGGTAAGACCACCAGGTCATCATTCAGAACCTGAATCTGCTGGTGGGTTTTGTTTGTTTAGTAATGTTGCTGTAgcaacaaaaaatattttaaaaaattatcctGAAAGTGTAAGAAAGGTTCTTATATTAGATTGGGATATTCACCATGGGAATGGGACACAGAAGGCCTtttataatgatgataatgtCCTTTATATTTCATTGCATAGATTTGAATTGGGTAAATACTACCCAGGTACAATTCAAGGTCAATATGATCAAACTGGTGAAGGGAAAGGTGAAGGTTTTAACTGTAATATTACTTGGCCCATTGGAGCTGTTGGTGATGCTGAATACATGTGGGCATTTGAACAAGTCGTCATGCCAATGAGTAGAGAATTTCAACCAGATTTGGTCATTATATCTTCAGGTTTTGATGCAGCCGATGGTGATACTATTGGCCAGTGCCACGTCTCTCCAAGTTGCTATGGCCACATGACCCACATGCTAAAATCATTGGCCAGAGGGAATTTATGTGTTGTCTTAGAAGGTGGTTATAATTTAGATGCCATTGCAAGAAGTGCGTTAAGTGTTTCTAAGATTTTAATTGGTGAACCACCTGATGAATTACCTGATCCATTAAAGGATCCAAAACCAGAAGTAATTGAAATGAtagataaaattattagattacAATCCAAATATTGGAAATGTTTTAGACGTCGTCACGGAAATCTAGGTTgcaattttaaagaatccATTAACGATAGTCTAATATCCAAAAATTTCCCTCTACAGACTGCAATTAGAAATTTCCAAtcgaaaaaattatttgatgaattaaactttttaacattaccaattaaaaattttcaaaaaaataacatgTCTACTTCTACTACAAATTCCATAAACAATAAGACAACTTCTACAGTTATATCTAGCACCTCTACAGGAACGCCAGGTAAtagtaaagaaaaaaacgaTACTGATGATATTAACGGCAATAATACCACAACAGAAACTAATCATTCTTCAGATTCAATTGTTCCTCCAGATGGCTCTACTGAAACAAAATCTTCTTcgataaattcaaaaaaattggaaaactctacaacaaatataaaaactATTAGTCCTTTAAATGAAAACACCATATTATGTTCTCCTGCTATTATACGATCAAAGACTTTGGTTGTATTAGTACATGATTCCCCCGATCTTTGGACAAAGAGAGATGTTTCAACTGGTGTTGTAGACCTTTCTTCTACCATTATAATTGATTCAACACTCGACTTTATTAAATGGTCTCTAGATAGAAATTATGGGGTTATAGATATTAACATACCACAAACATTGTTCGAACAAGATAATTATTCTTCAATTCTAGCGGCACAAGAAACATTACTATCATTTTGggataattatttgaaatatttcccTTACATCgaaaaaattgtatttaTTGGATTTGGTGATGCTCATGCAGGTATTGTCCATTTATTGGGTCATAGAGATACAAGGTCTGTTGTCAAGTCTGTGATTAACTTTTTGGGTAAAAAACCATTGAAGGCATTGGTACCGTTAGTCGATGAAACATTAAGTGATTggtattttaaaaactcTTTGGTTTTTACGGATAAAAATCATCCATTTTGGGCTGATaatgaaaacaaaaaacCTAGAAAGAAATTTGGTAGAGTATTACGATCTCAACAAGATGGTATTGCAAATCTAATAGAAGAGAGATTTGATGAAGCTACTGATTTTATATTGGATTCATTTGAAGAATGGAGTGATGAAGAATAA